A single window of Jiangella alkaliphila DNA harbors:
- a CDS encoding histidine phosphatase family protein has protein sequence MSATRYLYLARHAEATPDETGLTAAGRRQAELLGQRLRDDGRPIDAVWHGPLPRAAETARVVAAILGVEPAEKAAAGDYVPYRDDLPAAYQAFVDQFPGDDDGPRLAEQAIERFTGPADGDADRHDLVVTHAFTIGWLLRHALDAPPWRWLTVNQGNAALTVIRYAPDRLPSVLVHNDTRHLPDELRWTGFPDALRV, from the coding sequence ATGAGCGCCACCCGCTACCTGTACCTGGCCCGCCACGCCGAGGCCACGCCCGACGAGACCGGGCTGACCGCAGCCGGCCGGCGGCAGGCCGAGCTGCTCGGGCAGCGCCTGCGCGACGACGGCCGGCCGATCGACGCCGTCTGGCATGGGCCGCTCCCCCGCGCGGCCGAGACCGCGCGCGTCGTCGCGGCGATCCTCGGGGTCGAGCCGGCGGAGAAGGCGGCGGCCGGCGACTACGTCCCGTACCGCGACGACCTGCCCGCCGCCTACCAGGCCTTCGTCGACCAGTTCCCCGGCGATGACGACGGCCCGCGGCTCGCGGAGCAGGCGATCGAGCGGTTCACCGGCCCGGCCGACGGCGACGCCGACCGGCACGACCTGGTGGTGACGCACGCGTTCACGATCGGCTGGCTGCTGCGGCACGCGCTCGACGCGCCACCGTGGCGGTGGCTGACGGTGAACCAGGGCAACGCGGCGCTGACGGTGATCCGGTACGCGCCGGACCGGCTGCCCTCGGTCCTGGTGCACAACGACACCCGCCACCTGCCCGACGAGCTGCGTTGGACGGGCTTCCCGGACGCCCTGCGGGTCTAG
- a CDS encoding ABC transporter permease subunit, producing the protein MTTTSTLSPPAAPAHRADVGGPRLTFGRILDAEWTKLRTVRSTVWTLASLFVLSVGLTALICFAAAGELADDPGSEPVGAFVTWGLMFGQIAALVLGILVATAEYSSGMIRTTLAAAPRRWSVLAAKASVLTTVLLILGTITSTAAIVAGNFFLDREGIGFSLTDSDVLRTMVGGGLYLAVLGLFGLGLGVLMRHTAAAVTVGIALIFIVGNLVGLIPGAAGEWLTKLMPGNAGTTLATVESFNPDLLGPWTGFGVFAGETALLLLIAGWLFSRRDA; encoded by the coding sequence ATGACCACGACCTCGACCCTCAGCCCGCCCGCGGCGCCGGCCCACCGCGCCGACGTCGGCGGGCCCCGGCTCACGTTCGGCCGCATCCTCGACGCCGAGTGGACGAAGCTGCGCACCGTCCGCTCCACGGTCTGGACGCTCGCCTCGCTGTTCGTCCTCAGCGTCGGCCTGACGGCGCTGATCTGCTTCGCCGCCGCCGGTGAGCTGGCCGACGACCCCGGGAGCGAGCCGGTCGGCGCGTTCGTCACCTGGGGCCTGATGTTCGGCCAGATCGCCGCCCTCGTCCTGGGCATCCTGGTGGCGACCGCCGAGTACTCCAGCGGCATGATCCGCACGACCCTCGCCGCGGCGCCACGCCGATGGTCGGTGCTGGCCGCCAAGGCGAGCGTGCTGACGACGGTGCTGCTGATCCTCGGCACGATCACGTCGACCGCCGCGATCGTGGCCGGCAACTTCTTCCTCGACCGCGAGGGCATCGGGTTCTCGCTCACCGACTCCGACGTGCTGCGGACGATGGTCGGCGGCGGCCTCTACCTCGCGGTGCTGGGCCTGTTCGGCCTGGGGCTGGGCGTGCTGATGCGGCACACCGCCGCCGCGGTCACCGTCGGCATCGCGCTGATCTTCATCGTCGGCAACCTGGTCGGCCTCATCCCCGGCGCGGCCGGCGAGTGGCTGACGAAGCTGATGCCGGGCAACGCCGGGACGACGCTGGCCACCGTCGAGTCCTTCAACCCCGACCTGCTGGGGCCGTGGACCGGGTTCGGGGTGTTCGCCGGCGAGACGGCGCTGCTGCTGCTGATCGCGGGGTGGCTGTTCTCGCGGCGCGACGCCTGA
- a CDS encoding glycerophosphodiester phosphodiesterase, translated as MRIARIAGLVVTSLLIVSPAAASPASDDGPAVIAHRGSSGIAPENTTAAVRAAVRQRADVVEIDVQRTSDGRLVNFHDCTLERTTDVEERFPGRASYRVSDFTWAELRTLDAGSWFDERFAGEPIITLRDVIRQLGRTTGLLAEISPCGHYAGTGLPEQLAAELRSIPGDVDDALEDGRLGVQSFVVADAQAFQAAMPDVPIGLLDAERPTEAELLELSTWADQVNPQFTVTDQALVDRVHELGMEINVWTVDEPGAMRRMRDLGVDGIITDFPQSLTLRG; from the coding sequence GTGCGCATCGCCAGGATCGCCGGACTCGTCGTGACCTCGTTGTTGATCGTCTCGCCGGCAGCCGCCTCGCCGGCGAGCGACGACGGGCCGGCCGTCATCGCCCATCGCGGCTCGTCCGGCATCGCGCCGGAGAACACCACCGCGGCCGTGCGGGCGGCCGTCCGCCAGCGCGCGGACGTCGTCGAGATCGACGTCCAGCGGACCAGCGACGGACGGCTGGTGAACTTCCACGACTGCACGCTGGAGCGCACCACCGACGTCGAGGAGCGGTTCCCGGGCCGGGCGTCCTACCGGGTGTCCGACTTCACCTGGGCCGAGCTGCGCACGCTCGACGCCGGCTCCTGGTTCGACGAGCGCTTCGCGGGCGAGCCGATCATCACCCTCCGGGACGTGATCCGCCAGCTCGGCCGCACGACCGGCCTGCTCGCCGAGATCAGCCCGTGCGGGCACTACGCCGGCACCGGCCTGCCCGAGCAGCTGGCCGCGGAGCTGCGCTCGATCCCCGGCGACGTCGACGACGCCCTGGAGGACGGCCGCCTCGGCGTGCAGTCGTTCGTCGTCGCCGATGCCCAGGCCTTCCAGGCGGCCATGCCGGACGTGCCGATCGGCCTGCTCGACGCCGAGCGGCCCACCGAGGCCGAGCTGCTGGAGCTGTCGACCTGGGCCGACCAGGTCAACCCGCAGTTCACCGTCACCGACCAGGCGCTGGTCGACCGCGTCCACGAGCTGGGCATGGAGATCAACGTGTGGACGGTCGACGAGCCCGGCGCCATGCGGCGGATGCGCGACCTCGGCGTCGACGGGATCATCACCGACTTCCCGCAGTCGCTGACGCTGCGCGGCTGA
- a CDS encoding alpha/beta hydrolase produces MRDPREVLTRAAPPPRLTVAYGDLPDQVADVWLPDAPSLPDVPGVPAGKSGNRATGEGKSGKAVPLVVVVHGGFWRAEYDRRHARPQCAGLAAAGYAVAAIEYRRVGSGGGWPATFDDVAAALDTVPALVAAATAGGPVRVDLERVVHVGHSAGAHLAVWAASRHRLPPGAPWAGESSVGPRPAGVVALAGVLDLDAAAELDLDHGAVRALLGGGPAERPDRYAAVDPLRLVPAGVPVTLLHGADDRYVPPDFSRRYAAAAGAGTTLRELTSAGHFDLIDPESSAWPAVLDAVAEVLRRA; encoded by the coding sequence GTGCGTGACCCGCGGGAGGTACTGACGCGGGCCGCTCCCCCGCCGCGGCTCACCGTCGCCTACGGCGACCTGCCCGACCAGGTGGCCGACGTGTGGTTGCCCGACGCGCCGAGCTTGCCCGACGTGCCCGGCGTGCCCGCGGGCAAGTCGGGCAACCGGGCAACGGGTGAGGGCAAGTCGGGCAAGGCCGTGCCGCTCGTCGTGGTGGTGCACGGCGGCTTCTGGCGGGCCGAGTACGACCGGCGGCACGCGCGGCCGCAGTGCGCCGGGCTGGCGGCCGCGGGGTACGCCGTCGCGGCGATCGAGTACCGGCGGGTCGGGTCGGGCGGCGGCTGGCCGGCGACGTTCGACGACGTCGCGGCGGCGCTCGACACCGTTCCGGCGCTGGTCGCGGCGGCGACGGCGGGCGGCCCGGTCCGGGTGGACCTGGAGCGCGTGGTGCACGTGGGGCACTCCGCCGGCGCCCACCTCGCCGTCTGGGCGGCGTCGCGGCACCGGCTGCCGCCCGGCGCCCCATGGGCCGGCGAGAGTTCGGTTGGCCCGCGGCCGGCGGGGGTGGTCGCGCTGGCTGGGGTGCTCGACCTCGACGCGGCAGCCGAGCTGGACCTCGACCACGGTGCCGTCCGGGCGCTCCTCGGCGGCGGCCCGGCCGAGCGGCCGGACCGGTACGCCGCCGTCGACCCGCTGCGCCTGGTGCCGGCGGGCGTCCCCGTCACGCTGCTGCACGGCGCCGACGACCGCTACGTCCCGCCCGACTTCAGCCGCCGCTACGCCGCCGCGGCCGGCGCCGGCACCACGCTGCGCGAACTGACGAGCGCGGGGCACTTCGACCTGATCGACCCCGAGTCGAGCGCCTGGCCGGCGGTGCTCGACGCCGTCGCCGAGGTGCTGAGGAGAGCATGA
- a CDS encoding ABC transporter ATP-binding protein, whose amino-acid sequence MITAERLTKRYGDKTAVDAIDFTVRPGAVTGFLGPNGAGKSTTMRMVMGLDHPSGGRVTVNGRSYRDLPAPLHEVGALLEAKAIHGGRTAYNHLLWLAKTNGIPRRRVDEVIGMVGLDAVARKRSGGFSLGMGQRLGIAAALLGDPEVLLFDEPVNGLDPEGIRWIRNLIRSLAAEGRTVFVSSHLMSEMALTADHLLVIGRGKILADTGMADFIARNSASYVRVRSPQGGVLAEALRERGWRIGRDDDGALKVEGATPEQVGDVAGSRNLYLHELSVVNASLEEAFMGLTADSVEYHARTDQPVPAGV is encoded by the coding sequence ATGATCACAGCGGAACGGCTGACGAAACGTTACGGAGACAAGACCGCGGTCGACGCGATCGACTTCACGGTCCGGCCCGGCGCGGTCACCGGGTTCCTCGGCCCGAACGGCGCCGGGAAGTCCACGACCATGCGCATGGTGATGGGCCTCGACCACCCGTCCGGCGGCCGCGTCACCGTGAACGGCCGCTCGTACCGCGACCTGCCGGCGCCGCTGCACGAGGTCGGCGCGCTGCTGGAGGCCAAGGCGATCCACGGCGGCCGGACCGCCTACAACCACCTGCTGTGGCTGGCGAAGACCAACGGCATCCCGCGCCGCCGCGTCGACGAGGTCATCGGCATGGTCGGGCTGGACGCCGTCGCGCGCAAGCGGTCCGGCGGGTTCTCGCTCGGCATGGGCCAGCGGCTCGGCATCGCGGCCGCGCTGCTCGGCGACCCCGAGGTGCTGCTGTTCGACGAGCCGGTCAACGGCCTGGACCCGGAGGGCATCCGGTGGATCCGGAACCTCATCCGGTCGCTGGCCGCCGAGGGCCGGACGGTGTTCGTGTCCAGCCACCTGATGTCGGAGATGGCGCTCACCGCCGACCACCTGCTGGTGATCGGGCGCGGCAAGATCCTCGCCGACACCGGCATGGCCGACTTCATCGCCCGCAACTCCGCCTCCTACGTCCGGGTCCGCTCGCCGCAGGGCGGCGTCTTGGCCGAGGCGCTGCGCGAGCGCGGCTGGCGCATCGGCCGCGACGACGACGGCGCGCTGAAGGTCGAGGGCGCGACGCCCGAGCAGGTCGGCGACGTCGCCGGGTCCCGCAACCTCTACCTGCACGAGCTGAGCGTCGTCAACGCCTCGCTCGAGGAGGCGTTCATGGGCCTCACCGCCGACAGCGTCGAGTACCACGCCCGCACCGACCAGCCCGTTCCCGCCGGAGTGTGA
- a CDS encoding aminoglycoside phosphotransferase family protein has product MTAFRLSTRLSESAAHGREPGLTEWVATLPSVLPGLVERWSLTVGEPYEPGGQCSWVAPATTAAGDAVVLKVGYRHAEAEHEAEGLRFWAGDGAVRVHADETFGDTSALLLERAEPGTLLARSLPSLEQDVVLAGLLRRLWRRPPEGHPFRTLASMCEFWAREFEQRVVAAPADFDRGLLREGVRLYRDLPLTSDDDVLLCTDLHPENIVAAQREPWLVIDPKPYVGDRTYDATQHMFNMDRLMSDPGALSDRMAGLLDLDPARLRLWLFARCAQESPEWHDMYDVAVKLAP; this is encoded by the coding sequence GTGACCGCCTTCCGCCTGTCCACCCGACTGTCCGAGTCCGCCGCCCACGGCCGGGAGCCCGGGCTCACGGAGTGGGTGGCGACGCTGCCGTCCGTGCTGCCCGGCCTGGTCGAGCGGTGGTCGCTGACGGTCGGCGAGCCGTACGAGCCAGGCGGGCAGTGCTCGTGGGTCGCGCCGGCCACCACGGCCGCCGGTGACGCCGTCGTGCTGAAGGTCGGTTACCGGCACGCCGAGGCCGAGCACGAGGCCGAGGGGCTGCGGTTCTGGGCCGGCGACGGCGCCGTGCGGGTGCACGCCGACGAGACGTTCGGCGACACCAGCGCGCTGCTGCTGGAGCGGGCCGAGCCGGGGACGCTGCTCGCGCGGTCGCTGCCCTCGCTCGAGCAGGACGTCGTGCTGGCCGGGCTGCTGCGCCGGCTGTGGCGCCGTCCGCCGGAGGGTCACCCGTTCCGGACGCTGGCGTCGATGTGCGAGTTCTGGGCCCGCGAGTTCGAACAGCGGGTCGTCGCCGCGCCGGCGGATTTCGACCGCGGCCTGCTCCGCGAGGGCGTCAGGCTCTACCGCGACCTGCCGCTGACCAGCGACGACGACGTCCTGCTCTGCACCGACCTGCACCCGGAGAACATCGTCGCGGCGCAGCGCGAGCCGTGGCTCGTCATCGACCCGAAGCCGTACGTCGGCGACCGCACCTACGACGCGACGCAGCACATGTTCAACATGGACCGGCTGATGTCCGACCCCGGCGCGCTGTCCGACCGCATGGCCGGCCTGCTCGACCTCGACCCCGCGCGGTTGCGGCTCTGGCTGTTCGCCCGCTGCGCCCAGGAGTCGCCCGAGTGGCATGACATGTATGACGTCGCGGTGAAGCTGGCCCCGTAG